In Amycolatopsis jiangsuensis, the following proteins share a genomic window:
- a CDS encoding TIGR03619 family F420-dependent LLM class oxidoreductase — protein MGFSLPVFGTAAAEPGGIARYAREAERAGAAGLWVGDRLLSPVAPVVSYPGYDGMPEEFGTAQDPFVALATAAAVTETAILGSSTINATQYQPANLARLLTGIDVASNGRLLPGLGIGWSPDEYSAVGVPMAQRGKRLDDLLDLLETWWSRDLVAHQGVGYEIPESRVGLKPVRTPPVHLAGFGERALRRVAERAAGWLPVWAIPEQAPVEALTGTLATLRADAERAGRDPGALSVALRVNAAPGTTPEQITESLAKVVPALEPDHTFVDLTYLTRSVDEHLDLTGTVLDRIAKG, from the coding sequence ATGGGATTCAGTCTTCCGGTGTTCGGCACGGCGGCGGCCGAGCCGGGCGGGATCGCGCGGTACGCGCGCGAAGCCGAGCGGGCCGGGGCCGCCGGTCTCTGGGTCGGCGACCGGTTGTTGTCGCCGGTCGCCCCGGTGGTGTCCTATCCCGGCTACGACGGCATGCCCGAGGAGTTCGGGACGGCGCAAGACCCGTTCGTCGCCCTCGCGACCGCGGCCGCGGTCACCGAGACGGCGATTCTCGGGTCGAGCACGATCAACGCCACCCAGTACCAGCCCGCGAACCTGGCCCGGCTGTTGACCGGCATCGATGTGGCGAGCAACGGCCGGCTGCTGCCCGGCCTGGGCATCGGCTGGTCGCCGGACGAGTACTCCGCGGTCGGCGTCCCGATGGCGCAGCGGGGCAAGCGTCTCGACGACCTGCTCGACCTGCTGGAGACCTGGTGGAGCCGGGACCTCGTGGCGCACCAGGGGGTCGGCTACGAGATCCCGGAGTCACGGGTCGGGCTCAAACCGGTCCGCACGCCGCCGGTGCACCTGGCCGGGTTCGGCGAGCGGGCGCTGCGCCGGGTCGCCGAACGCGCGGCGGGCTGGCTGCCGGTCTGGGCGATTCCCGAGCAGGCGCCGGTGGAGGCCCTCACCGGAACCCTCGCCACCCTCCGCGCCGACGCCGAACGAGCCGGCCGCGACCCGGGAGCGCTCAGCGTGGCACTGCGGGTGAACGCGGCGCCCGGCACCACACCGGAGCAGATCACCGAGTCGCTGGCGAAAGTCGTCCCGGCGCTGGAACCCGACCACACCTTCGTCGACCTCACCTATCTGACGCGCAGCGTGGACGAGCACCTCGACCTCACCGGGACGGTGCTGGACCGGATCGCCAAGGGCTGA
- the ctaD gene encoding aa3-type cytochrome oxidase subunit I, protein MTELKSRPAAVASVRPRGKKGGVLLSLARTTDPKQIGLLYLTTSMGFFLAGGALALLMRGELAQPGLQFLSQEQYNQLFTMHGTIMLLLYATPNLFGFANFVLPMQIGAPDVAFPRLNAFSYWLYLFGGLIVLAAFLTPAGAPDFGWTAYTPLSEAMHSPGIGADLWITGLIVSGLGTILGAVNMTTTILCLRAPGMTMFRMPLFTWNILFTAILILLAFPILTAALFGLLADRRLGAHVFDPANGGAILWQHLFWFFGHPEVYIVALPYFGIVTEIVPVFSRKPLYGYRVMVLATIGITGLSATVWAHHMFATGAVLLPFFSILTFLIAVPTGMKFFNWIGTMWRGSLSFETPMLWSVGFMVTFLLGGLTGVILAAPALDFHVHDTYFVVAHFHYVLFGTIVFATFAGIYFWFPKMTGRMLHERLGKWHFWTTFLGFHATFLVQHWLGAEGMPRRYADYLSTDGFTLLNTISTIGSFVLGASTVVFLWNVVRSYRYGEKVEVDDPWGFGNSLEWATSCPPPRHNFLDLPRIRSERPAFELHYPQLRERMEDERYVHMFRRRQ, encoded by the coding sequence ATGACCGAGCTGAAGTCCCGGCCCGCCGCGGTGGCGTCGGTGCGTCCCCGCGGCAAGAAGGGCGGGGTCCTGCTCTCGCTCGCGCGGACCACCGATCCGAAACAGATCGGCCTGCTGTACCTGACCACCTCGATGGGGTTCTTCCTCGCCGGTGGTGCGTTGGCGCTGCTCATGCGTGGAGAACTGGCCCAGCCGGGGTTGCAGTTCCTTTCCCAGGAGCAGTACAACCAGCTGTTCACCATGCACGGCACGATCATGCTGCTGCTGTACGCGACCCCGAACCTGTTCGGGTTCGCCAACTTCGTGCTGCCGATGCAGATCGGCGCGCCCGATGTCGCGTTTCCCCGGTTGAACGCGTTTTCCTACTGGTTGTACCTGTTCGGCGGACTGATCGTGCTGGCGGCGTTCCTCACCCCCGCCGGCGCGCCGGACTTCGGCTGGACCGCCTACACCCCGCTTTCGGAGGCGATGCATTCGCCCGGGATCGGTGCCGATCTGTGGATCACCGGGCTGATCGTGTCCGGACTGGGCACGATCCTCGGCGCGGTCAACATGACCACCACGATCCTGTGCCTGCGGGCGCCGGGGATGACCATGTTCCGGATGCCGTTGTTCACCTGGAACATCCTGTTCACCGCGATCCTGATCCTGCTCGCGTTCCCGATCCTGACCGCCGCGCTGTTCGGGCTGCTGGCCGACCGGCGGCTCGGCGCGCACGTGTTCGATCCGGCCAACGGCGGGGCGATCCTGTGGCAGCACCTGTTCTGGTTCTTCGGCCATCCGGAGGTCTACATCGTCGCGCTGCCCTACTTCGGCATCGTCACCGAGATTGTCCCGGTGTTCAGCCGCAAACCGCTGTACGGGTACCGGGTCATGGTGCTCGCGACGATCGGGATCACCGGGCTGTCGGCGACCGTGTGGGCGCACCACATGTTCGCCACCGGCGCCGTACTGCTGCCGTTCTTCTCGATCCTGACCTTCCTCATCGCCGTGCCGACCGGGATGAAGTTCTTCAACTGGATCGGCACGATGTGGCGGGGCTCGCTGAGCTTCGAGACCCCGATGCTGTGGTCGGTCGGGTTCATGGTCACCTTCCTGCTCGGCGGGCTGACCGGGGTGATCCTCGCCGCGCCCGCGCTGGATTTCCACGTGCACGACACGTACTTCGTGGTCGCGCACTTCCACTACGTGCTGTTCGGCACGATCGTGTTCGCCACGTTCGCCGGGATCTACTTCTGGTTTCCCAAGATGACCGGCCGGATGCTGCACGAACGGCTCGGGAAATGGCATTTCTGGACGACCTTCCTCGGCTTCCACGCGACCTTCCTCGTGCAGCACTGGCTGGGTGCGGAGGGGATGCCGCGCCGGTACGCCGACTATCTGTCCACGGACGGATTCACCCTGCTGAACACCATTTCCACCATCGGGTCGTTCGTGCTCGGGGCTTCCACGGTGGTGTTCCTGTGGAACGTCGTGCGCAGCTACCGGTACGGCGAAAAGGTCGAAGTGGACGATCCCTGGGGGTTCGGCAACTCGCTCGAATGGGCCACGAGCTGCCCGCCGCCGCGGCACAATTTCCTCGACCTGCCGCGGATCCGTTCGGAACGCCCGGCGTTCGAACTGCACTATCCGCAGCTGCGCGAGCGGATGGAGGACGAACGCTACGTGCACATGTTCCGCCGCCGGCAGTGA